The Fortiea contorta PCC 7126 genome has a segment encoding these proteins:
- a CDS encoding glycosyltransferase family 4 protein, which yields MRILIYSYNYYPEPIGIAPLMTELAEGLVKRGHQVRVVTAMPNYPERQIYPGYRGKLYLNEYKNGVQIQRSFVWIRPQPNLLDRILLDASFVVTSFIPALMGWRPDVILSTSPSLPVCVPAALLGWLRDCPVILNLQDILPEAAIHVGLLKNKWLIKIFTALEKFAYCSATKISVIADGFVDNLQKKGVASDKIVQIPNWVDVNFIRSLPQENNSFRATHNLKDKFVVLYSGNIALTQGLETVIKAAAMLRHIPEVVFVIVGEAKGLQRLQQECLDYGADNVLLLPFQPREHLPQMLAAADVGLVVQKKNVVSFNMPSKIQVLLASGRAIVASVPENGTAARAIKQSGGGFVVPPEDPQALANAVSELYQDPQKVKNFGYKSRRFAVEQYAFEQAVNNYEMLFYSLAADFSTMESGIISEQEV from the coding sequence ATGCGGATTTTAATTTACTCCTACAACTACTATCCAGAGCCAATTGGTATAGCCCCGTTGATGACTGAATTAGCGGAGGGACTAGTCAAGCGAGGACATCAAGTGCGAGTAGTTACCGCTATGCCTAACTATCCTGAGCGTCAAATTTACCCAGGCTATCGGGGTAAATTGTATCTCAACGAATATAAAAATGGCGTACAAATTCAACGTAGTTTTGTTTGGATTCGCCCACAACCCAACTTATTAGATCGGATATTGCTAGATGCTAGTTTCGTGGTAACAAGTTTTATCCCCGCTCTCATGGGTTGGCGTCCAGATGTGATTCTCTCAACATCACCATCACTACCTGTATGTGTACCGGCGGCTCTGTTGGGATGGTTGCGTGATTGTCCGGTAATACTAAATCTTCAGGATATTTTACCAGAAGCTGCTATTCACGTAGGATTACTGAAAAATAAATGGCTAATTAAAATATTTACAGCATTAGAAAAATTTGCTTATTGCTCCGCCACTAAAATTAGCGTTATTGCCGATGGATTTGTAGACAACTTACAAAAAAAAGGCGTGGCGTCCGACAAAATTGTCCAAATTCCTAACTGGGTTGATGTCAATTTTATTCGTTCATTACCCCAAGAAAATAATTCTTTTCGAGCCACACATAACCTCAAAGATAAATTTGTAGTCTTATATTCCGGTAATATTGCCTTAACTCAAGGCCTAGAAACCGTCATCAAAGCAGCTGCTATGTTGCGCCACATCCCAGAGGTAGTTTTTGTAATTGTTGGTGAAGCTAAAGGTTTGCAACGATTACAACAAGAGTGTTTAGATTACGGTGCAGATAACGTTTTGTTATTACCATTTCAACCCCGCGAACACTTACCGCAGATGTTAGCAGCTGCAGATGTTGGTTTAGTGGTGCAAAAGAAAAATGTTGTATCTTTTAATATGCCATCAAAAATTCAAGTGCTTCTTGCTAGTGGTAGAGCAATAGTAGCTTCTGTACCGGAAAATGGCACAGCAGCAAGAGCTATTAAGCAGAGCGGGGGTGGATTTGTAGTTCCTCCAGAAGATCCTCAAGCTTTAGCAAATGCAGTTTCAGAATTGTACCAAGATCCTCAAAAAGTCAAAAATTTTGGCTATAAAAGTCGCCGATTTGCTGTTGAGCAATATGCTTTCGAGCAAGCTGTGAATAATTACGAAATGTTGTTTTATTCCTTGGCGGCTGATTTTTCAACTATGGAATCGGGAATTATCTCGGAACAAGAAGTTTAA
- a CDS encoding amino acid ABC transporter ATP-binding protein: MTEQNSIIIAEEVQKWYGKYHALRGVSLTVNRGEVLVLMGPSGSGKSTFIRTFNALEAYQKGRIIIDGITLTNDLRNVEKIRREVGMVFQQFNLFPHLTVLQNITLAPVWVRKSPKAKAEELGIQLLERVGILEQAHKYPGQLSGGQQQRVAIARALAMQPKIMLFDEPTSALDPEMVREVLDVMRSLARDGMTMVVVTHEVGFAREVADRVILMDSGSLVESASPETFFTNPREERTRKFLSQIL, from the coding sequence ATGACGGAACAAAACTCGATAATTATTGCTGAAGAAGTGCAAAAGTGGTACGGAAAATATCATGCCTTGCGCGGGGTTAGTTTAACAGTAAATCGTGGAGAAGTACTAGTTTTAATGGGCCCTTCTGGTTCAGGTAAATCAACATTTATCCGTACATTCAATGCTTTAGAAGCATATCAAAAAGGCAGAATTATTATTGATGGTATCACCCTCACTAACGACTTGAGAAATGTTGAAAAAATTCGCCGTGAAGTCGGCATGGTATTTCAACAATTTAATTTATTTCCCCATCTCACCGTCTTACAAAATATCACCCTCGCACCAGTTTGGGTACGGAAATCGCCAAAAGCAAAAGCGGAAGAATTAGGAATTCAATTATTAGAAAGAGTAGGAATTTTAGAACAAGCACATAAATATCCAGGACAGTTATCTGGTGGACAGCAACAACGAGTAGCCATCGCTCGCGCATTAGCCATGCAACCAAAAATTATGCTCTTTGACGAACCCACCTCGGCTTTAGATCCAGAAATGGTGCGGGAAGTATTAGATGTGATGCGGAGTCTCGCCCGTGATGGAATGACAATGGTAGTAGTTACCCATGAAGTCGGATTTGCTCGTGAAGTCGCCGACAGAGTGATTCTCATGGATAGCGGTTCTCTAGTCGAGTCAGCCTCCCCAGAAACTTTTTTCACAAATCCCAGAGAAGAAAGAACCCGCAAATTCTTATCGCAGATTCTCTAA
- a CDS encoding Uma2 family endonuclease, with protein MTSAATIAIPTKESPLLFEGMTWREFKAVEQLLDRPGHRLSYLDGVLEIRKMPGEAHETVKKRIAALLELYLLTAGFDFTPTGSMTLESESGAVKREADESYKLAPGRVRPDLAIEVVFTSGGINKLEAYKRLLIPELWFWEDGVLEVYHLRKQGNALDYEKVSCSEEVKGIDLDLLLRCIDIVNHVEAIKTFQQALQP; from the coding sequence ATGACCTCAGCAGCAACAATCGCCATACCCACAAAAGAGTCGCCTCTATTGTTTGAGGGAATGACCTGGAGAGAATTTAAAGCCGTTGAGCAGTTGCTAGACCGTCCAGGACATCGGCTGTCTTATCTAGATGGTGTTTTGGAGATCAGAAAAATGCCAGGAGAAGCGCACGAAACTGTTAAGAAGAGAATTGCTGCATTGTTGGAACTTTATCTACTCACCGCAGGATTTGATTTTACACCCACAGGCTCAATGACCTTGGAAAGCGAATCTGGTGCTGTGAAGCGAGAAGCGGATGAATCTTATAAACTGGCTCCTGGTCGAGTACGCCCTGATTTGGCGATTGAGGTGGTGTTTACCAGCGGCGGAATCAACAAATTAGAGGCGTACAAGCGGCTGTTGATTCCAGAATTGTGGTTCTGGGAAGATGGTGTACTGGAAGTTTATCACTTGCGGAAACAGGGTAACGCGCTTGACTATGAAAAGGTTTCTTGCAGTGAAGAGGTTAAAGGGATTGACCTGGATTTGTTGTTACGCTGCATTGATATTGTGAATCATGTTGAGGCTATCAAAACTTTTCAGCAAGCGCTTCAACCATAG
- a CDS encoding amino acid ABC transporter permease, whose amino-acid sequence MLNNNLVWLRKNLFNTWYNSLLTVVCLGLLFWITRRILTWAIFSAQWEVIKINLALFLVGRFPQTLYWRVWIVLAIAVTLSAITLGIFSSKQQFSQRQITFISVIIGIILVILPVDLISRIWLLLIVALLFIGWEIGKRFKQIIIPWISLIWLLSSPVILWLIGGGFGLQTVSTNLWNGLLLTLLMAAVSIILSFPIGVLLALGRTSNLPVVRWFSILYIEIIRGVPLIGILFLAQVMLPLVLSADVRLDRVIRAIAGLILFSAAYMAENVRGGLQAIPRGQIEAAQALGLNTPLVVILIVLPQALRAVLPAIVGQFIGLFKDTSLLSLVGLIELTGIARSILAQPQFIGRYAEVYLFIGLIYWVFCYSMSLASRRLEKQLSQ is encoded by the coding sequence ATGCTAAATAACAACCTAGTTTGGTTACGAAAAAATCTATTTAATACTTGGTACAACAGCTTATTAACTGTTGTCTGTTTAGGGTTGCTGTTTTGGATCACAAGAAGAATTTTAACTTGGGCGATATTCTCGGCTCAATGGGAAGTAATTAAAATTAATTTAGCTTTATTTTTAGTAGGAAGATTCCCGCAAACTCTGTACTGGCGAGTTTGGATTGTGTTAGCGATCGCTGTGACTTTAAGTGCTATAACCTTGGGAATATTCTCTAGTAAACAACAGTTTTCTCAACGTCAAATTACTTTCATAAGTGTAATTATTGGCATCATTTTAGTAATTTTACCAGTAGATTTAATCTCTCGAATTTGGTTACTATTAATTGTTGCTTTACTATTTATAGGTTGGGAAATTGGTAAGAGATTTAAGCAGATAATAATTCCTTGGATTTCTTTAATATGGTTATTATCTTCTCCCGTGATATTGTGGTTAATTGGTGGCGGGTTTGGATTACAAACAGTATCAACAAACTTGTGGAACGGTTTGCTACTTACTTTATTAATGGCAGCAGTAAGTATTATCCTTTCCTTTCCAATTGGGGTTTTATTAGCTTTGGGACGCACTAGTAATTTACCTGTCGTCCGCTGGTTTTCTATTCTCTACATTGAAATTATTAGAGGAGTTCCACTAATTGGAATTTTGTTTTTAGCACAAGTAATGTTACCTTTGGTGCTCTCAGCAGATGTACGTTTAGATCGAGTAATCAGAGCGATCGCCGGTTTAATATTATTCAGTGCTGCTTATATGGCAGAAAATGTGCGCGGTGGACTCCAAGCAATCCCACGCGGACAAATTGAAGCCGCCCAAGCATTGGGATTGAATACACCTTTAGTAGTGATATTAATTGTCCTACCTCAAGCATTGCGCGCAGTGCTCCCGGCGATTGTAGGTCAGTTTATCGGCTTATTTAAAGATACCTCGCTCCTATCTTTAGTAGGATTAATAGAACTCACTGGAATTGCTCGCTCTATCTTGGCACAGCCTCAATTTATTGGTCGTTATGCAGAAGTATATCTATTTATTGGATTGATTTATTGGGTATTTTGTTACTCTATGTCTTTAGCATCTCGCAGATTAGAAAAACAGTTAAGCCAGTAA
- a CDS encoding amino acid ABC transporter permease translates to MPNSPLWRDHRFLRITGQFIAIFLTVVIVTILWGNLSRNLQQLGIQFGFDFLQQQASFDIGETPINYKPTDTYSRALWVGLVNSLRIAVVGIFLTTIVGVTAGIARLSDNWLVRNFTLVYVEIFRNTPLLLQLLFWYFAVFLSFPTAENKISLWGLVYLSKNGVELPWFTLSSEFSALLLGLTFYTGAFIAEIVRGGIQSVPKGQWEAARSLGLKPGLVMRLVILPQALRVIIPPLTSQYLNLTKNSSLAIAIGYPDVYFVASTTFNQTGKAVEVMLLIMLTYLILSLTISVVMNLCNRAVQIQER, encoded by the coding sequence ATGCCAAATTCACCTTTATGGCGTGATCATCGCTTTTTGCGAATTACAGGACAATTTATCGCCATATTTTTAACAGTCGTTATAGTAACAATATTGTGGGGTAATCTTAGCCGCAATCTACAGCAACTAGGTATTCAATTCGGCTTCGATTTTCTGCAACAACAAGCGTCCTTTGATATTGGCGAAACCCCCATTAACTACAAACCAACTGATACTTATAGTCGCGCTTTATGGGTAGGATTAGTTAACTCATTGCGGATAGCAGTTGTAGGAATTTTCCTGACAACAATTGTCGGTGTAACTGCTGGTATAGCCCGGTTATCTGACAATTGGCTAGTGCGGAATTTCACACTAGTTTATGTAGAAATTTTTCGGAACACACCCTTACTTTTGCAATTGCTGTTTTGGTATTTTGCTGTTTTTCTCAGCTTCCCCACAGCAGAAAATAAAATTTCTTTATGGGGACTAGTTTACTTGAGTAAAAATGGTGTAGAACTTCCTTGGTTTACCTTGTCGTCTGAATTTTCCGCTTTATTATTAGGCTTAACTTTTTACACAGGTGCATTTATTGCAGAAATCGTCCGGGGGGGAATTCAATCAGTACCAAAAGGACAATGGGAAGCAGCCAGATCGCTCGGATTAAAACCAGGGTTAGTTATGCGCCTGGTAATTTTACCCCAAGCCTTGCGGGTAATTATTCCACCTTTAACCAGCCAGTATTTAAATTTGACCAAAAATTCCAGTTTAGCGATCGCCATCGGCTATCCAGACGTTTATTTTGTCGCTTCTACCACATTTAACCAAACCGGGAAAGCTGTAGAAGTCATGCTGCTCATCATGCTCACCTATCTTATTTTAAGTTTAACTATTTCTGTAGTCATGAATTTGTGCAATCGTGCTGTCCAAATCCAGGAGAGATAA
- a CDS encoding amino acid ABC transporter substrate-binding protein, producing the protein MILISKSALLIAIAPLIFAITACSGESGNTANTAGTPGNSAVAPVNRNLWNTIKSRGKLVCGVSGEVPGFSFVGTDGKYTGIDVDVCRAVAVALFDQADAVEFRNLSAKERFTALQTGEVDILSRNTTWTLSRATSVGLDFAPVIFYDGQAIMVRKSSGIKTLADLKGKAICVQTGTTTEQNLADQMRKRNITYKPVVFEDVNVTFATYAEGRCDGITADRSALVSRRTQLPKPEDNVILDEIISSEPLAPAVAKGDSKWADTIKWVVYTLIKAEELGINSQNVDQFTNSNDPDIKRFLGTEGNLGEGLGLTKDFAAKIIKNVGNYGEIYERNLGSKTPLNLARGQNQLWSKGGLLYSPPFR; encoded by the coding sequence ATGATCCTGATAAGTAAGTCAGCTTTATTAATAGCGATCGCACCCTTAATCTTTGCTATAACTGCTTGTAGCGGTGAGTCAGGAAACACAGCGAATACGGCCGGAACTCCTGGTAATAGCGCTGTAGCCCCAGTCAATCGCAATCTCTGGAATACAATCAAAAGCCGTGGTAAGTTAGTTTGCGGCGTCAGCGGTGAAGTTCCAGGATTCAGTTTTGTGGGCACTGACGGTAAATATACTGGTATCGATGTAGATGTTTGCCGCGCAGTAGCTGTGGCTCTATTTGATCAAGCAGATGCAGTAGAATTTCGTAACCTCAGCGCCAAAGAGCGGTTTACAGCTTTGCAAACTGGGGAAGTAGACATTCTCAGTCGTAACACCACTTGGACATTGAGTCGCGCAACTTCAGTTGGTCTAGACTTCGCACCCGTCATCTTTTACGATGGTCAAGCCATCATGGTTCGCAAAAGTAGCGGAATCAAGACCCTCGCAGACCTTAAAGGTAAAGCCATCTGCGTACAAACTGGTACTACCACCGAGCAAAACTTAGCAGACCAAATGCGGAAGCGGAATATTACTTATAAACCCGTAGTTTTTGAAGATGTTAATGTCACTTTTGCTACTTATGCTGAAGGACGTTGCGACGGTATTACAGCCGACCGTTCAGCTTTGGTTTCTCGCCGTACCCAACTACCCAAACCAGAAGATAACGTGATTCTGGATGAAATTATTTCTTCAGAACCATTAGCACCAGCTGTCGCCAAGGGAGATTCTAAATGGGCAGATACCATTAAATGGGTAGTTTATACCTTAATTAAAGCTGAAGAATTAGGCATTAATTCTCAAAATGTTGATCAATTTACTAACAGTAACGACCCAGATATTAAACGCTTCTTAGGTACAGAAGGTAATCTTGGCGAAGGATTGGGTTTAACAAAAGACTTCGCCGCTAAAATTATCAAGAATGTCGGTAACTACGGCGAGATTTATGAGCGCAATCTCGGATCAAAAACACCACTTAATTTAGCTCGCGGTCAAAATCAACTCTGGTCAAAAGGCGGATTGCTCTATTCTCCACCCTTTCGCTAG
- a CDS encoding IS4 family transposase, whose translation MLAILYQKHLKSQLSLAEYLLLKILIHLLQSIKEVTLEKLANALPLGIKFESRRKRIQRFLSLPNLTIEKVWLPIIQELIANYFQNEKIIYIAIDRTNWSRINLLMVSVIWDKRAIPIYFSLLPKLGSSNLTEQQKILSPVIAILKDYKICVLGDREFCSVKLAKYLQSKDVYFCLRLKKNEFVEIKQDMFMELSSLGLTPGVSFFIKGVKVTKTQGFISFNVAGKWQRKINGVAPKEAWFILTNFDTLESAIAAYKKRFDIEEMFRDFKTGGYNLENTNVQGERFISLVLLIAIAYTSATINGQLIKRKGIQKYIARIKERSRSQRRHSSFYIGLYGQTWVHFKDSCIDLVTQLMRINRNKWKHYQQGLRAMKLIESIL comes from the coding sequence ATGTTAGCTATATTGTACCAAAAGCACTTAAAAAGTCAATTGAGTTTAGCAGAATATCTGTTGCTAAAAATTTTGATACATCTGTTGCAGTCAATCAAAGAAGTAACTTTAGAAAAATTAGCGAATGCGCTACCTTTGGGAATTAAATTTGAAAGCAGAAGAAAAAGAATACAAAGATTTTTATCATTACCAAATCTCACAATTGAAAAAGTTTGGTTGCCAATTATTCAAGAACTAATAGCAAACTACTTCCAGAATGAAAAAATTATTTATATAGCAATTGATAGGACTAATTGGAGTCGGATAAACTTATTAATGGTCAGCGTGATTTGGGATAAAAGAGCCATACCAATATATTTTAGTTTGCTGCCCAAATTAGGTAGTAGTAATCTCACGGAACAGCAGAAAATATTATCGCCAGTTATAGCAATATTGAAAGATTATAAAATCTGTGTGTTGGGGGATAGAGAATTTTGCTCGGTAAAACTAGCAAAGTACCTTCAGAGCAAGGATGTATATTTTTGTTTGCGATTGAAAAAGAATGAATTTGTAGAAATTAAACAAGATATGTTTATGGAGTTAAGCAGTTTAGGATTAACTCCTGGAGTATCTTTTTTTATCAAGGGAGTTAAGGTAACAAAGACTCAGGGTTTTATCAGTTTTAATGTGGCTGGTAAGTGGCAACGTAAAATTAACGGAGTAGCACCCAAAGAAGCATGGTTTATTTTAACAAATTTTGACACCCTAGAGTCAGCAATTGCTGCTTACAAAAAGCGATTTGATATTGAAGAAATGTTTAGAGATTTCAAAACAGGTGGCTATAACTTAGAAAACACTAATGTTCAAGGTGAACGTTTTATTTCTCTAGTTTTGTTGATAGCGATCGCTTACACCTCTGCAACAATTAATGGTCAACTTATTAAACGCAAAGGAATCCAAAAATATATAGCTCGGATTAAAGAAAGGAGTCGTTCTCAACGGAGACACAGTAGTTTTTATATCGGCTTATATGGTCAAACATGGGTACATTTCAAGGATAGCTGTATTGATTTAGTCACACAATTAATGAGAATTAATCGTAATAAGTGGAAGCATTATCAACAAGGTTTAAGAGCCATGAAGCTTATTGAATCTATATTGTAG
- a CDS encoding DUF3318 domain-containing protein yields MTSYATSSAKAEMSELRRLKGLLPPELQSWVTVEGTTEVNPSLIRSEEIGKDQVEIQIDLVKWDALAMDQRNLLFWHEVARVQNDTIPKDGWEMAALAIGLGGAVGELWVQDGLLLVLALALCGVSGWRLYQKNNGEKQLKELLDADEKAIALAVRFGYSLPNAYKSLGSALKTLIDNTASKRQRSKYDARLSALKRSANKAKAKSKSIEDNGL; encoded by the coding sequence ATGACATCCTATGCAACCTCCTCTGCCAAAGCCGAAATGAGTGAACTCCGGCGGTTAAAGGGCTTACTCCCTCCAGAATTGCAAAGCTGGGTCACGGTTGAAGGCACAACAGAGGTTAATCCATCCCTGATCCGCAGCGAAGAAATTGGTAAAGACCAAGTAGAAATCCAAATTGACTTGGTGAAATGGGATGCTCTGGCTATGGATCAGCGTAATCTACTATTTTGGCACGAAGTCGCCCGCGTTCAAAATGACACGATCCCCAAAGATGGTTGGGAAATGGCAGCATTGGCGATTGGTTTGGGCGGTGCTGTGGGCGAATTATGGGTACAGGATGGATTACTACTGGTGTTAGCCTTGGCGTTATGTGGCGTATCAGGCTGGCGACTGTATCAGAAGAACAACGGAGAAAAGCAACTCAAAGAATTACTCGATGCTGATGAAAAAGCGATCGCTCTTGCAGTTCGTTTTGGTTACAGCCTCCCCAATGCCTACAAGAGTCTTGGTAGCGCCTTAAAAACCCTCATTGATAATACAGCTAGTAAGCGCCAACGCTCTAAATATGACGCGCGACTTTCGGCTCTCAAACGCAGCGCTAATAAGGCAAAAGCTAAATCTAAATCTATCGAAGACAACGGTTTATAA
- a CDS encoding 7-carboxy-7-deazaguanine synthase QueE → MTAKTSVTSTARLIEVFSAIQGEGLNVGTRQLFIRFALCDLRCHFCDSSHTWNAPTTCRIERNPGLRDFEIHSNPIPLPILLEWVERQNIPCLHDSISLTGGEPLLHASFLSLFLPKVRSLTGLPIYLETGGHRPDLLVTILHYLDSVGMDLKLPSVSGESHWQKHAEFLRLCYDSHVDVFVKIIVSDKTDAAELERSALLVTGVSPHIPVFLQPVTPLSPAENLTNLPTLAPSPEQVLTWQALMKRLGAQVRVVPQTHKMLHQL, encoded by the coding sequence ATGACTGCTAAAACTTCGGTTACATCCACCGCACGCCTGATTGAAGTCTTTTCTGCTATTCAAGGGGAAGGACTGAATGTCGGGACACGTCAGCTTTTCATTCGCTTCGCACTTTGTGACTTACGTTGTCACTTTTGCGATAGCTCTCATACTTGGAATGCACCCACCACCTGTAGAATAGAGCGAAACCCTGGACTCCGAGATTTTGAAATTCACTCGAATCCTATCCCATTACCCATTTTACTTGAATGGGTCGAACGGCAAAATATACCTTGTTTACACGATAGCATTAGCTTGACAGGCGGTGAACCACTTCTTCATGCCTCATTTTTGTCTTTATTCTTACCAAAAGTGCGATCGCTAACTGGTTTACCCATATATCTGGAGACTGGTGGTCATCGTCCAGACCTATTGGTGACAATTCTACACTACTTAGACTCCGTAGGTATGGATTTAAAGTTACCCAGTGTCAGTGGCGAAAGTCATTGGCAAAAACACGCAGAATTTCTGCGGCTATGCTACGACTCACATGTGGACGTTTTTGTCAAAATAATTGTTTCCGACAAGACGGATGCAGCGGAGTTGGAACGTTCAGCTTTGTTGGTGACAGGAGTTAGTCCCCATATTCCCGTATTTTTACAACCTGTCACGCCTTTATCACCAGCAGAAAACTTGACAAATTTACCTACACTTGCCCCCTCTCCAGAACAAGTTTTAACATGGCAGGCTTTGATGAAGCGATTGGGAGCACAGGTGCGCGTAGTCCCGCAAACTCATAAGATGTTGCATCAGTTGTGA
- a CDS encoding anti-sigma factor antagonist (This anti-anti-sigma factor, or anti-sigma factor antagonist, belongs to a family that includes characterized members SpoIIAA, RsbV, RsfA, and RsfB.): MVTKVQSFMTSQPTEVDFPVTSLNDTAIVQVPTRLSVLEAVAFKQTCQELTELNSHPTQIIIDFHQTTFMDSSGLGALVSNFKTAREKDIGFILRNVSPSVMAVLNLTGLDQVFPIESVGGSPTETQNNILDHQGTPSRKVEQLPYTHPSVASWMKRCIDIVGALVGLVITGLLFIPITIAIELNDPGPIFFKQTRCGWMGKRFQIWKFRSMCVDAEAKKSLVKNQVQGAFFKNDNDPRITKVGRFLRRTSLDELPQFWNVLKGDMSLVGTRPPTPDEVERYEVPEWQRLDVKPGMTGEWQVNGRSTVRSFEDVIRLDLQYQKNWSLLYDFKLIFKTIAILFNRKSGAV, translated from the coding sequence ATGGTGACGAAAGTGCAGAGCTTCATGACTAGCCAACCCACAGAGGTCGATTTTCCCGTTACTTCCCTCAATGACACGGCAATTGTGCAGGTGCCTACACGTTTGAGTGTGCTGGAGGCTGTAGCCTTTAAGCAAACCTGTCAAGAATTAACCGAACTAAATTCACATCCCACACAAATCATTATTGATTTTCATCAAACTACTTTCATGGATAGTAGCGGTTTGGGTGCCCTGGTCAGTAATTTTAAAACTGCTAGGGAAAAGGATATTGGATTTATCTTGCGGAATGTCAGTCCATCGGTTATGGCGGTATTAAACTTGACCGGATTGGATCAGGTTTTTCCCATTGAATCTGTTGGTGGTTCACCCACAGAGACACAGAATAATATTTTAGATCATCAGGGCACACCTTCCCGTAAGGTTGAACAACTACCATACACTCATCCTTCTGTAGCATCTTGGATGAAACGGTGTATAGATATTGTGGGAGCATTGGTAGGTTTAGTGATTACAGGACTTTTATTTATTCCGATCACTATTGCTATTGAACTCAATGATCCTGGCCCTATTTTCTTCAAGCAAACTCGCTGCGGTTGGATGGGTAAGCGGTTTCAAATTTGGAAATTCCGCTCCATGTGTGTGGATGCAGAAGCCAAGAAATCTTTGGTAAAAAATCAAGTGCAAGGTGCTTTCTTCAAGAATGATAATGACCCCAGAATTACAAAAGTAGGGCGTTTTTTACGCCGGACTAGTTTAGATGAATTGCCGCAATTTTGGAACGTTCTCAAAGGAGATATGAGTTTAGTAGGTACTAGACCACCCACACCTGACGAAGTAGAACGTTATGAAGTACCGGAGTGGCAACGTTTAGACGTGAAACCAGGTATGACTGGAGAATGGCAAGTTAACGGCAGGTCTACAGTCCGCAGTTTTGAAGATGTAATTCGTCTAGATTTACAATATCAAAAAAACTGGTCTTTACTGTATGACTTTAAGCTAATTTTCAAAACTATAGCTATTCTGTTTAATAGAAAAAGTGGTGCTGTCTAG
- a CDS encoding universal stress protein, with the protein MFKKILVALDRSEMAPQVFKQALALAKLTGASLMLQHVLSVEEESSPYVSMLSSFDYYPGINSASFDYYQKQWEIYKNAGLKLLQSYSAQANTVGINTEFTQSLGVPGRLICDLSRNWNADLIVIGRRGRSGLAEFFLGSVSNYVLHHAPCSVQIVHLPTQALPAADDAEINSVISVG; encoded by the coding sequence ATGTTTAAAAAGATTTTAGTTGCATTAGATCGCTCAGAAATGGCGCCACAAGTCTTTAAACAAGCGCTGGCTTTAGCAAAGTTAACAGGCGCTAGCTTAATGCTACAGCATGTCCTCTCTGTAGAGGAAGAAAGCAGCCCTTATGTTTCCATGTTATCGAGTTTTGACTACTATCCTGGAATCAACTCTGCCAGCTTCGATTATTACCAAAAGCAGTGGGAGATTTATAAAAATGCTGGACTGAAGTTGTTGCAATCTTACAGCGCCCAAGCCAACACAGTCGGCATTAATACGGAATTTACCCAAAGTCTCGGTGTTCCTGGTCGTCTCATTTGTGACTTATCTCGTAATTGGAATGCTGACCTCATCGTCATTGGGCGCCGTGGTCGCTCCGGTCTAGCAGAATTCTTTCTTGGTAGCGTGAGTAACTACGTTCTGCATCACGCCCCTTGTTCAGTGCAAATTGTACATCTTCCCACCCAAGCACTCCCAGCAGCAGACGATGCAGAGATCAATAGCGTTATCAGCGTTGGTTAA